One Bombina bombina isolate aBomBom1 chromosome 5, aBomBom1.pri, whole genome shotgun sequence DNA segment encodes these proteins:
- the LOC128661282 gene encoding gastrula zinc finger protein XlCGF7.1-like: THERIHTGEMPFTCTECGKSFTQMSNLKTHERSHTGKKPFTCTECGKCFRQMSSLKHHERIHTGEKPFTCTECGKCFTQMSSLKHHERCHTGEKPFICTECGESFTAMSSLKTHESIHTGEKSFTCTECGKCFTQKGHLKRHERSHTGEKSFTCTECGKYFTQMSNLKTHERIHKRRSLSHV, encoded by the coding sequence actcatgaaaggattcacacaggagaaatgcctttcacgtgtacagagtgtggaaaaagttttacacaaatgagtaatctgaaaactcatgaaaggagtcacacagggaaaaagcctttcacatgtacagagtgtgggaaatgttttagacaaatgagtagtctgaaacatcatgaaaggattcacacaggggaaaagccttttacatgtacagagtgtgggaaatgttttacacaaatgagtagTCTGAAACATCATGAAAGgtgtcacacaggggaaaagccttttatatgtacagagtgtggggaAAGTTTTACAGcaatgagtagtctgaaaactcatgaaagcattcacacaggagaaaagtcttttacatgtacagagtgtgggaaatgttttacacaaaagggtcatctgaaaaggcatgaaaggagtcacacaggagaaaagtctttcacatgtacagagtgtggaaaatattttacacaaatgagtaatctgaaaactcatgaaaggattcacaagagAAGaagcctttcacatgtttag